The Cucumis melo cultivar AY chromosome 5, USDA_Cmelo_AY_1.0, whole genome shotgun sequence genome has a segment encoding these proteins:
- the LOC103502849 gene encoding protein SIEVE ELEMENT OCCLUSION B-like codes for MAVLAPKKPSTPIIHPRLQTHKEDLSLKNLSDEAVAGHIYSKHRDDDTIKIDVDNYISFLQSVFSNVQQINEASSQGHEGRVIYSEDPYKSNVTTIDPPVDILQKVSIKLAFKSPGIEKAHQTTLEILDILIMYPWEAKAILCLAAFGSDYGLLWHLNHHSLFDPLAKSLANIHHSTSLKKHLDSFSYRQVVFSSRSLIYLCFEIIKLMNQIRLFSKYDSKEIPELASALRQIPLFTYWVIHAIVASSTEISSYLADTENQSPTYLNELNERLNAILNTLGDFLNIFREQLEEINLYRWLIDHIDQFPTEITLVVSKLLEGKANAKPLINCSTFNEERIEDALREKNVILLISSGLSISNDDVRALNLVYEELKREDNYKIVWIPVMNSQAFDEESHKRYEYLRSTMKWYAVQYGTKIAGLRFLEEIWQLRDDALMVVLDSKSKLKFSNAIHLLRVWGNNAIPFTLERANALLRKNWPESTIVKFTNQPRLQSWIDQGKTILFYGGKDIDWIQKFEEKVVDIKNDRSMRDNGITFEIVPVGINKTTTKGEDNNSNMSRFWITQWGFFIIKSQLTGSSASETTEDILRLISYENENGWAILAVGSAPLVVARGNLVLGVFEDLNAWKKNLNLKGFPNSFKDYFDELASRTHQCEKVILPGFSGWIPMIVNCPECPRFMETGINFNCCHGRD; via the exons ATGGCTGTCCTAGCTCCAAAAAAACCATCTACCCCAATCATCCATCCTAGGCTACAAACTCACAAGGAAGATTTGAGTTTGAAAAACTTGTCCGACGAAGCTGTTGCAGGTCATATTTATTCAAAGCATCGCGACGATGATACCATCAAAATTGATGTCGACAACTACATTTCATTTCTTCAAAGTGTCTTTTCTAATGTTCAGCAAATCAATGAAGCATCCTCTCAA GGACATGAAGGGCGTGTGATATATTCGGAAGATCCGTATAAATCTAATGTGACGACAATTGATCCACCAGTTGATATTCTTCAGAAAGTTTCTATCAAG TTGGCATTCAAGTCTCCCGGGATAGAGAAAGCTCACCAGACGACACTTGAGATTCTTGACATACTGATTATGTATCCATGGGAAGCAAAGGCAATTTTATGTCTTGCAGCATTTGGTAGTGACTATGGACTTCTATGGCACTTAAACCATCACTCTCTTTTTGACCCACTTGCTAAATCCTTAGCAAATATTCACCACTCAACTTCATTGAAAAAGCACTTGGACTCGTTCAGTTATAGACAAGTTGTTTTCAGCTCAAGGAGTCTAATCTACTTGTGCTTTGAAATCATCAAACTAATGAATCAAATAAGACTTTTCTCCAAATATGATTCCAAGGAAATTCCTGAATTGGCTTCTGCCCTTCGTCAAATTCCACTCTTTACTTATTGGGTTATACACGCTATTGTTGCTTCTTCCACTGAAATCTCCAGCTATCTCGCTGATACTGA GAATCAATCACCAACATATTTGAATGAATTGAATGAGAGACTCAATGCCATCCTAAACACACTTGGAGATTTCTTGAATATTTTTCGAGAACAACTAG AAGAAATTAATCTATATAGGTGGCTTATTGATCACATTGACCAGTTTCCTACTGAAATAACATTAGTCGTGTCTAAGCTGCTTGAAGGCAAGGCTAATGCTAAGCCTCTAATAAATTGTTCAACTTTCAACGAG gaaagaattgaagatgcatTGAGAGAAAAGAATGTGATATTACTGATTTCTTCTGGATTGAGCATTTCAAATGATGATGTTAGAGCTCTGAATTTAGTGTATGAAGAGTTGAAAAGAGAGGATAATTACAAAATAGTATGGATTCCAGTCATGAATTCTCAAGCTTTTGATGAAGAAAGTCATAAAAGGTATGAGTATTTGAGGTCAACAATGAAATGGTATGCAGTGCAATATGGTACAAAAATTGCTGGATTAAGGTTTTTGGAAGAGATTTGGCAACTTAGAGATGATGCTTTAATGGTTGTTCTTGACTCAAAAtcaaaactcaaattttcaaatgcaATTCATTTGCTTCGTGTTTGGGGAAATAATGCCATTCCTTTTACCCTTGAGAGGGCAAATGCTTTATTGAGAAAGAATTGGCCAGAATCAACCATCGTCAAATTCACCAACCAACCAAGATTACAAAGTTGG ATTGATCAAGGAAAGACAATTTTATTCTATGGAGGAAAAGACATTGATTGGATccaaaaatttgaagaaaaagtaGTGGACATCAAGAACGACAGATCAATGAGAGACAATGGCATTACATTCGAGATTGTACCTGTAGGAATAAACAAAACAACAACAAAAGGAGAAGACAACAACAGTAATATGTCTCGTTTTTGGATAACACAATGGGGATTTTTCATAATAAAAAGTCAATTGACAGGATCAAGTGCAAGTGAAACAACAGAGGACATCCTACGACTAATTTCGTATGAAAATGAGAATGGTTGGGCCATTCTTGCAGTTGGGTCAGCTCCATTGGTTGTGGCTCGTGGAAACCTGGTTTTGGGAGTGTTTGAAGATTTAAATGCATGGAAaaagaatttgaatttaaagggTTTTCCTAATAGTTTCAAAGATTATTTTGATGAGTTGGCTTCAAGGACTCATCAATGTGAGAAAGTAATTCTTCCTGGATTTAGTGGATGGATTCCTATGATTGTGAATTGTCCCGAGTGTCCTCGTTTCATGGAGACGGGTATTAATTTCAATTGCTGCCATGGTCGAGATTAA